One region of Candidatus Omnitrophota bacterium genomic DNA includes:
- a CDS encoding N-acetyl sugar amidotransferase: MVIYCKRCLMPSTRPRISFDKEGICNACRNAENKWEGIDWQARKKEFLDLLGQYRSENGSWDCIVPWSGGKDSSAVAYKLKYEFGMNPLMTTFSPQLPTDVGNYNREMMVQLGFDHLFFRPNQRIHRRLSRRFFIERGNHKVAWDAGVNTIPVQAAVNYKVPLVFYAEHGESEYGGKVLKEESKKLRDFTEVIEHQIGDDPRNWVDDKITAKDLNPYLYPGLEEVRKVGVKALYFGYFFKWSSYENFLYIKEKFDFKTCPTGRSEGTYTDFDSLDDKSDNLYYYMQFIKFGFGRAVRDASRMIQNKQLTREQGLELAKKYDDEFPAYYFKDMLEYLDLTEKDFHEIVDKHRNPEIWKKEGGKWQLRYPLR, translated from the coding sequence TTGCAACGCGTGCAGGAATGCCGAGAATAAATGGGAAGGCATAGATTGGCAGGCCAGAAAAAAGGAATTCCTCGACCTCCTGGGGCAATATCGGTCCGAAAACGGGTCATGGGACTGTATCGTACCGTGGAGCGGCGGAAAGGACAGCAGCGCCGTGGCATACAAGTTGAAATATGAGTTCGGGATGAACCCGCTCATGACGACATTCTCCCCGCAGCTGCCTACTGATGTGGGAAACTACAACCGCGAGATGATGGTCCAACTTGGTTTCGACCATCTTTTCTTCCGCCCCAACCAGCGCATACACCGTCGGCTGTCGCGCAGGTTCTTTATAGAACGCGGCAACCATAAGGTAGCATGGGACGCCGGCGTCAATACGATACCCGTCCAGGCCGCGGTGAATTACAAGGTGCCGCTGGTCTTTTACGCCGAACACGGGGAGAGCGAATACGGGGGGAAGGTCCTGAAAGAGGAGTCGAAGAAACTGCGGGACTTTACCGAGGTCATAGAGCACCAGATAGGCGACGATCCCAGGAACTGGGTAGACGACAAAATCACGGCGAAGGACCTCAATCCTTACCTCTATCCCGGCCTGGAGGAAGTCAGGAAGGTGGGAGTAAAGGCGCTTTACTTCGGTTATTTCTTCAAATGGAGCAGTTACGAGAACTTCCTGTACATAAAGGAAAAATTCGACTTCAAGACATGCCCCACCGGAAGGTCGGAAGGGACCTACACCGATTTCGACAGCCTCGATGACAAGTCCGACAACCTTTACTATTACATGCAGTTCATAAAGTTCGGTTTCGGCAGGGCGGTGAGGGATGCCAGCAGGATGATCCAGAATAAGCAGCTCACCAGGGAGCAGGGCCTGGAATTGGCAAAAAAATACGACGATGAATTCCCGGCGTATTATTTCAAGGATATGCTGGAATACCTGGATCTTACAGAAAAAGATTTCCATGAGATAGTGGATAAGCACAGGAATCCCGAGATCTGGAAGAAAGAGGGCGGGAAGTGGCAATTGCGATACCCCTTACGCTGA
- a CDS encoding GNAT family N-acetyltransferase, with the protein MKYMKDITLKAAGAKIRLKFLSWDTGFFGRPSFLLDAGRLELTPSSELDEKFRRSFKDTFITAKIDTATGIKVLDFLYSAGFKYINTEVTLKYQDRECCAGRSMAAHAKRGALGCKIEKLETNEGLPYSRLGSVFTCDRFHTDRHIRKEKADLLWISYLKNFKPSATRSLFAARIGGEAAGVILCHKDARKKKVFLAYVAVAAKFAGAGVGTALIRHVIRHFRRFEMVTETQIGNIAAMNFYIRNGFSVIEKTRTILHRWSR; encoded by the coding sequence ATGAAATATATGAAAGACATCACGCTTAAGGCGGCCGGCGCGAAGATCCGCCTGAAATTTTTGTCGTGGGACACCGGTTTTTTCGGAAGGCCTTCTTTTCTGCTGGATGCCGGCAGGCTGGAATTGACGCCGTCCTCCGAGCTTGACGAAAAGTTCAGGAGATCCTTTAAGGATACATTTATTACCGCCAAGATCGACACGGCGACCGGAATAAAGGTATTAGATTTTTTGTATTCTGCCGGTTTTAAATACATTAATACCGAAGTAACCCTTAAATATCAGGATAGGGAATGCTGCGCCGGGAGGTCTATGGCTGCGCACGCCAAGAGAGGAGCGCTTGGTTGTAAGATAGAAAAGCTGGAAACGAATGAGGGCCTGCCGTATTCCAGACTGGGCTCGGTATTCACATGCGACCGTTTCCATACCGATCGGCATATACGGAAAGAAAAAGCAGACCTGCTTTGGATCAGTTATTTAAAAAATTTCAAACCTTCCGCAACGCGGTCTCTCTTCGCCGCGCGAATCGGCGGTGAAGCTGCGGGAGTAATCCTGTGCCATAAGGATGCGCGGAAGAAAAAGGTCTTTTTGGCCTATGTGGCGGTAGCGGCAAAGTTCGCGGGCGCAGGCGTGGGCACCGCGTTGATACGGCATGTTATCAGGCATTTTAGGCGTTTTGAAATGGTGACTGAAACGCAGATCGGGAATATTGCGGCTATGAATTTTTACATCAGGAACGGGTTTTCCGTGATCGAAAAAACCAGGACCATATTACACAGGTGGAGCCGATGA
- a CDS encoding methionyl-tRNA formyltransferase → MRIVFIGCVEIGMKCLRQVIKDGGDVAAIFTLSRKYAGRTSGFSDFSAVARKHGIPLYRVKDLNDPANISRIKKMGPELIVICGWQRLVCAEILKIPGKGAIGFHSSLLPKYRGRAPVNWAIINGEKKTGVTMFYCDPQADTGDIIAQMSFPISIKDTCATVYDKAASAVCRLISRHLPEIEAGRARRIKNVSGNRKFWPKRRPEDGRINWNAPAIDVYNWIRALTRPYPGAFTYSKGVKYFVWSAKIGGSRRAAGDAGEILSVRKKGNKRSFLVSAGDRAIWISDVAAEGGRPARDFAKGDRFI, encoded by the coding sequence ATGAGGATAGTTTTTATAGGTTGCGTCGAGATTGGAATGAAATGCCTGAGGCAGGTGATAAAAGACGGCGGCGATGTTGCGGCCATATTTACCCTCTCCCGGAAATATGCCGGCAGGACCTCGGGGTTCTCGGATTTCTCTGCGGTCGCCAGGAAACACGGCATACCGCTGTACAGGGTAAAGGACCTCAACGATCCTGCGAATATCTCGCGCATTAAAAAGATGGGACCGGAATTGATAGTGATATGCGGCTGGCAAAGATTGGTCTGCGCGGAGATATTGAAGATCCCCGGCAAAGGCGCGATAGGTTTCCATTCTTCATTGCTGCCAAAATACAGGGGCCGCGCGCCCGTGAACTGGGCGATAATAAACGGAGAGAAGAAGACCGGTGTTACCATGTTCTACTGCGACCCTCAGGCGGACACCGGGGATATAATTGCCCAAATGAGTTTTCCGATAAGTATTAAGGACACTTGCGCTACGGTATACGACAAGGCCGCGTCGGCGGTGTGCCGTTTGATCAGCAGGCACCTGCCTGAGATCGAGGCGGGGCGCGCGCGCAGGATAAAGAATGTTTCCGGGAACCGTAAGTTTTGGCCGAAGCGGCGGCCGGAAGACGGGCGCATCAACTGGAACGCCCCGGCTATCGATGTTTACAACTGGATACGGGCCCTGACCCGTCCTTATCCCGGCGCGTTCACATATAGCAAGGGCGTAAAGTATTTTGTTTGGAGCGCGAAGATCGGCGGCTCCCGGAGGGCGGCCGGAGATGCCGGTGAAATACTGTCGGTGCGAAAGAAGGGCAATAAACGCTCGTTTTTGGTGTCTGCCGGGGATAGGGCTATATGGATAAGCGATGTGGCAGCTGAGGGCGGAAGGCCGGCCCGTGATTTCGCAAAAGGCGACAGGTTTATTTGA
- a CDS encoding PIG-L family deacetylase: MKNLIIAAHPDDEILGCGGLIAKQKKCGIDSYVVILTDGAKGRYSPRQAAALRKNALEANKKVGTKKVFFEDFPNQKFDTIALSDIIGCIEKYISRLDADSLYTHHAADLNKDHRIVYEASITAARPIPGQKIKRLFTYNVASTTEWNSMEKEDLFIPNIFLDIAGEIGVKTAAMSRYESEARPYPHPRSPEAIKAYANYWGISAGIKYAEPFRLIREVRK; encoded by the coding sequence ATGAAAAACTTGATAATCGCGGCGCACCCCGATGACGAGATATTGGGATGCGGAGGCCTGATCGCCAAGCAAAAGAAATGCGGCATCGATTCATACGTCGTGATCCTGACGGACGGCGCAAAGGGCAGGTATTCGCCGCGGCAGGCTGCGGCGCTCAGGAAGAACGCCCTTGAGGCGAATAAGAAGGTCGGAACCAAGAAAGTCTTTTTCGAGGATTTCCCGAACCAGAAGTTCGATACCATCGCGCTTTCAGATATCATCGGGTGCATAGAAAAATATATATCGCGGCTGGATGCGGACAGCCTGTATACCCACCACGCCGCGGACCTGAACAAGGACCACCGGATAGTATACGAGGCGTCGATAACCGCCGCTAGGCCCATCCCCGGGCAGAAGATAAAAAGGCTTTTCACGTATAATGTGGCTTCCACTACCGAATGGAACTCCATGGAAAAAGAGGACCTGTTCATACCTAATATATTTCTCGATATCGCCGGCGAGATCGGGGTGAAGACGGCGGCGATGTCGCGGTACGAAAGCGAAGCCAGGCCGTACCCGCATCCCAGGAGCCCCGAAGCCATAAAGGCTTACGCGAATTACTGGGGGATCTCGGCGGGCATTAAATATGCCGAGCCGTTCAGGCTTATAAGGGAAGTGCGAAAATAG
- a CDS encoding N-acetylneuraminate synthase family protein, which yields MPDRPVYVIAEIGINHNGSLDNCLEMIDAAAAAGCNAAKFQHFKAKYLYPETAGKLDWKDAKGAYSYDIFDAAKRFEMPEAWITRLMRHCAGKKIDFLASVFDARGLRTMVEKGLKRIKIASYSITNLPLLQQCAQTGLPVIISTGGASLGEVEKAVFTVKRYHDKIALLHCSLKYPTPLKDCNLGVIETLKLAFSGIAVGFSDHTAEVSDAAVQAVYLGASIIEKHITLDRKMAGPDHFFALEPDEIEKMVKDVRSAETAHKRKNFTIDKLLYGTTAKVTFPHERYLRDFAFMSLFARRDIKKGKAIKPSHIAVLRPGKKAHGLAPEYMSLFEDHRVTAKRDIPSGEPLTWADILR from the coding sequence GTGCCTGACAGGCCGGTCTATGTAATAGCGGAAATAGGCATCAACCATAACGGCTCTCTCGATAACTGCCTGGAGATGATCGACGCCGCCGCAGCCGCGGGCTGTAATGCCGCGAAGTTCCAGCATTTCAAAGCGAAATATCTTTATCCGGAGACGGCGGGCAAACTGGACTGGAAAGACGCCAAAGGGGCATATTCTTACGATATCTTCGATGCGGCAAAGCGGTTTGAAATGCCCGAAGCGTGGATTACGCGGCTCATGCGCCATTGCGCAGGGAAGAAGATAGATTTCCTCGCCTCTGTTTTCGACGCGCGCGGGCTCAGGACAATGGTTGAGAAGGGACTGAAACGGATCAAGATCGCTTCGTATTCGATTACAAACCTGCCGTTGCTCCAACAGTGCGCGCAGACCGGGCTTCCGGTAATCATCTCCACGGGCGGAGCGAGCCTGGGCGAGGTTGAAAAGGCAGTTTTTACCGTTAAACGTTATCATGATAAAATAGCGCTCTTACATTGCTCGTTGAAGTATCCGACGCCGCTCAAGGACTGCAACCTTGGGGTGATAGAGACCTTGAAGCTGGCTTTTTCGGGCATCGCGGTCGGATTCTCCGACCACACCGCAGAGGTCTCCGACGCCGCGGTACAGGCGGTCTATCTCGGCGCTTCTATCATAGAAAAACACATTACCCTGGACAGAAAAATGGCGGGTCCTGACCATTTCTTTGCGTTGGAACCGGATGAGATTGAAAAGATGGTAAAGGATGTCAGGTCGGCAGAAACCGCGCATAAGCGTAAAAATTTCACTATCGATAAACTTTTGTACGGCACGACGGCCAAGGTGACATTTCCCCATGAACGTTACCTGAGGGATTTTGCCTTCATGAGCCTTTTTGCGCGCAGGGACATTAAGAAAGGGAAGGCAATAAAGCCCTCGCACATCGCCGTCCTCAGGCCCGGCAAAAAGGCGCATGGGCTTGCGCCGGAATATATGAGCTTATTCGAGGATCACAGGGTCACCGCTAAAAGGGATATTCCGTCAGGCGAACCTCTTACCTGGGCGGACATTTTGAGATGA
- a CDS encoding class I SAM-dependent methyltransferase, translated as MNFEERVKRRNEFDASIVYGTRKFNLLTKRDDHLAYRETHDDQWTDPGTGLIYDKFAEKRACPLCKSGDHDAVFVKYGFPHVKCKSCGLVYVNRILNNDEYKKLWSAEDSWEAVLESAEQIKMQALEARYSLDIAEFYFDSKEKSDIGICDVGCGPGTLLGEAKKRGYYAFGVEPNRRCHKFLTEKEIDYIGDFFPLKQEIKRRFDCIFLLNTLEHLREPLETVLEVKKILKPKGIIFISVPCMDALVNRIMHEKAGVFAGHSHIQFFSRETLSMLFEKAGFEVLEHETIITEIGVIKNYLSYKDPYFGDNADALDFLTPELIYKNHLARNINMVGRLRSA; from the coding sequence ATGAATTTTGAGGAACGAGTAAAAAGAAGGAATGAGTTTGATGCCAGTATAGTCTATGGCACTCGCAAGTTCAACCTGTTGACCAAGCGCGATGACCACCTCGCTTACAGGGAGACCCATGATGACCAATGGACCGATCCCGGTACCGGGCTTATTTATGATAAGTTCGCCGAGAAGAGAGCCTGTCCGTTGTGCAAGTCAGGAGACCACGATGCGGTTTTTGTAAAGTATGGGTTCCCTCATGTAAAGTGCAAGAGCTGCGGGTTGGTATATGTAAACCGGATCCTGAATAATGATGAATACAAGAAACTCTGGAGCGCCGAGGATTCCTGGGAGGCTGTTTTGGAAAGCGCGGAGCAGATAAAGATGCAGGCCCTGGAGGCAAGGTACAGCCTGGATATCGCCGAGTTTTATTTCGACAGTAAGGAAAAAAGTGATATAGGTATTTGCGATGTGGGCTGCGGGCCGGGCACATTACTTGGCGAAGCAAAAAAGAGGGGATACTACGCTTTTGGCGTCGAACCTAACCGGCGCTGCCATAAATTTTTAACGGAAAAAGAAATAGATTATATAGGCGATTTTTTCCCGCTTAAGCAAGAGATCAAGCGTAGGTTTGATTGCATCTTTTTATTGAACACCCTTGAGCACTTGAGGGAGCCCTTAGAGACAGTGCTGGAGGTAAAGAAGATATTAAAACCAAAAGGCATAATTTTTATTTCAGTCCCTTGCATGGATGCGCTTGTCAACCGGATCATGCATGAAAAAGCAGGCGTTTTTGCGGGGCATTCTCATATCCAGTTCTTTAGCAGGGAGACCCTTTCCATGCTTTTTGAAAAAGCGGGGTTTGAGGTCCTGGAGCACGAAACGATAATCACGGAGATCGGGGTGATCAAGAATTACCTTAGCTACAAGGACCCCTATTTCGGCGATAATGCCGATGCCCTGGATTTTCTTACACCGGAACTGATCTACAAGAACCACCTGGCAAGGAATATCAATATGGTGGGAAGGTTAAGGAGTGCCTGA